A section of the bacterium genome encodes:
- a CDS encoding PaREP1 family protein — protein MYRKTRVDKYIKEAEKELKEDNLLQASEKYWGASAQMVKAWATAKGIQHNGHAWLFEAVDKLAKEEKEPFLKKQFSLAGMLHTNLYEGWLTKDEVEDNASEAKLFCDKIKEIIKNGKVKKRD, from the coding sequence ATATATCGCAAGACAAGAGTAGATAAATACATAAAAGAGGCCGAAAAAGAGCTTAAGGAGGATAATTTACTTCAAGCTTCGGAAAAATATTGGGGGGCATCAGCACAAATGGTGAAAGCCTGGGCAACCGCTAAAGGTATTCAGCACAATGGCCATGCCTGGCTTTTTGAAGCGGTAGATAAGCTTGCCAAAGAAGAAAAAGAGCCTTTTTTAAAGAAACAGTTTAGCTTAGCCGGTATGCTTCATACAAATCTTTACGAAGGATGGCTAACTAAAGATGAGGTAGAAGATAATGCTTCTGAAGCAAAGTTATTCTGTGATAAAATAAAAGAAATAATAAAAAATGGAAAGGTAAAAAAGAGGGATTAA